One genomic segment of Macaca fascicularis isolate 582-1 chromosome 19, T2T-MFA8v1.1 includes these proteins:
- the SUGP2 gene encoding SURP and G-patch domain-containing protein 2 isoform X4, with the protein MSPPRAAAAAGQNNMAARRITQETFDAVLQEKAKRYHMDASSEAVSETLQFKAQDLLRAVPRSRAEMYDDVHSDNRYSLSGSVAHSRDAGREGLRSDVFPGPSFRSSNPSISDDSYFRKECGRDLEFSHSDSRDQVIGHRKLGHFRSQDWKFALRGSWEQDFGHPVSQESSSWSQEYSFGPSAVLGDFGSSRLIEKECLEKESRDYDVDHPGEADSVLRGSSQVQARGRALNIVDQEGSLLGKGESQGLLTAKGGVGKLVTLRNVSTKKIPTMNRITPKTQGTNQIQKTTPSPDVTLGTNPGTGDIQFPIQKIPLGLDLKNLRLPRRKMSFDIVDKSDVFSRFGIEIIKWAGFHTIKDDIKFSQLFQTLFELETETCAKMLASFKCSLKPEHRDFCFFTIKFLKHSALKTPRVDNEFLNMLLDKGAVKTKNCFFEIIKPFDKYIMRLQDRLLKSVTPLLMACNAYELSVKMKTLSNPLDLALALETTNSLCRKSLALLGQTFSLASSFRQEKILEAVGLQDIAPSPAAFPNFEDSTLFGREYIDHLKAWLVSSGCPLQVKKAEPEPTREEEKMIPPTKPEIQAKAPSSLSDAVPQRADHKVADTIDQLVKRVIEGSLSPKERTLLKEDPAY; encoded by the exons ATGTCCCCGCctcgcgcggcggcggcggcgg GGCAAAATAACATGGCAGCCAGACGAATTACACAGGAGACTTTTGATGCTGTATTACAAGAAAAAGCCAAGCGATATCACATGGATGCCAGCAGTGAGGCTGTAAGCGAAACTCTTCAGTTTAAAGCTCAAG ATCTCTTAAGGGCAGTCCCAAGATCCAGAGCAGAGATGTATGATGATGTCCACAGCGATAACAGATACTCCCTCAGTGGATCTGTAGCTCACTCGCGAGACGCCGGAAGAGAAGGCCTGAGAAGTGACGTATTTCCAGGGCCTTCCTTCAGATCAAGCAACCCTTCCATCAGTGATGACAGCTACTTTCGCAAAGAATGTGGCCGGGATCTGGAATTTTCTCACTCTGATTCTCGGGACCAGGTCATTGGCCACCGGAAGTTGGGACATTTCCGTTCTCAGGACTGGAAATTTGCGCTCCGTGGTTCTTGGGAGCAAGACTTTGGCCATCCAGTTTCTCAAGAGTCCTCCTCTTGGTCACAGGAGTATAGTTTTGGTCCCTCTGCAGTTTTGGGAGACTTTGGATCTTCCAGGCTGATTGAGAAAGAGTGTTTGGAGAAGGAGAGTCGGGATTATGACGTAGACCATCCTGGGGAGGCTGACTCTGTGCTCAGGGGCAGCAGTCAAGTCCAGGCCAGAGGCCGAGCTTTAAACATCGTTGACCAGGAAGGTTCCCTCCTAGGAAAGGGGGAGTCTCAGGGCCTGCTCACAGCTAAGGGGGGTGTTGGGAAACTTGTCACATTGAGAAATGTGAGCACAAAAAAAATACCCACCATGAATCGTATTACTCCCAAAACTCAGGGCACTAACCAAATCCAGAAAACCACTCCAAGTCCTGATGTGACCCTGGGGACAAACCCAGGGACAGGAGATATCCAGTTCCCCATTCAGAAGATCCCTCTGGGGCTGGATCTGAAGAATCTTCGGCTCCCCAGAAGAAAGATGAGCTTTGACATCGTAGATAAGTCTGATGTTTTTTCAAGATTTGGGATAGAAATAATCAAATGGGCAGGATTCCACACCATAAAAGATGATATTAAATTTTCCCAGCTTTTCCAGACTCTCTTTGAACTTGAAACAGAAACCTGTGCTAAAATGCTTGCCTCATTCAAATGTTCCTTAAAACCAGAGCACagagatttttgcttttttactaTCAAATTTTTAAAGCACTCTGCTTTGAAAACACCCAGAGTTGATAATGAGTTTTTAAACATGCTTTTAGACAAAGGTGCTGTGAAGACCAAAAATTGCTTTTTTGAAATCATAAAGCCCTTTGACAAGTACATAATGAGACTTCAAGACCGGCTTCTGAAGAGTGTCACACCTCTGCTTATGGCCTGCAATGCCTACGAGCTGAGTGTCAAGATGAAGACCCTCAGTAACCCCCTGGACTTGGCTCTTGCCCTAGAAACCACCAATTCTCTCTGCCGGAAGTCTTTGGCCCTTTTGGGACAGACATTCTCCTTGGCCTCTTCTTTCCGGCAAGAGAAAATCTTAGAAGCTGTCGGCCTGCAAGATATAGCTCCATCACCTGCTGCATTTCCAAACTTCGAAGACTCCACTTTGTTTGGGAGAGAGTACATAGACCACCTGAAGGCCTGGCTAGTCAGCAGCGGGTGTCCCCTCCAGGTTAAGAAAGCCGAACCAGAGCCGACGCgagaggaggagaaaatgatTCCTCCTACCAAACCCGAAATTCAGGCCAAGGCTCCAAGTAGTCTGAGTGATG CTGTCCCCCagcgagcagatcacaaggtagCGGACACCATCGACCAACTTGTGAAACGTGTCATCGAAGGCAGCCTGTCTCCCAAAGAGAGAACTCTTCTCAAAGAGGACCCTGCTTACTG
- the SUGP2 gene encoding SURP and G-patch domain-containing protein 2 isoform X5, with amino-acid sequence MAARRITQETFDAVLQEKAKRYHMDASSEAVSETLQFKAQDLLRAVPRSRAEMYDDVHSDNRYSLSGSVAHSRDAGREGLRSDVFPGPSFRSSNPSISDDSYFRKECGRDLEFSHSDSRDQVIGHRKLGHFRSQDWKFALRGSWEQDFGHPVSQESSSWSQEYSFGPSAVLGDFGSSRLIEKECLEKESRDYDVDHPGEADSVLRGSSQVQARGRALNIVDQEGSLLGKGESQGLLTAKGGVGKLVTLRNVSTKKIPTMNRITPKTQGTNQIQKTTPSPDVTLGTNPGTGDIQFPIQKIPLGLDLKNLRLPRRKMSFDIVDKSDVFSRFGIEIIKWAGFHTIKDDIKFSQLFQTLFELETETCAKMLASFKCSLKPEHRDFCFFTIKFLKHSALKTPRVDNEFLNMLLDKGAVKTKNCFFEIIKPFDKYIMRLQDRLLKSVTPLLMACNAYELSVKMKTLSNPLDLALALETTNSLCRKSLALLGQTFSLASSFRQEKILEAVGLQDIAPSPAAFPNFEDSTLFGREYIDHLKAWLVSSGCPLQVKKAEPEPTREEEKMIPPTKPEIQAKAPSSLSDAVPQRADHKVADTIDQLVKRVIEGSLSPKERTLLKEDPAY; translated from the exons ATGGCAGCCAGACGAATTACACAGGAGACTTTTGATGCTGTATTACAAGAAAAAGCCAAGCGATATCACATGGATGCCAGCAGTGAGGCTGTAAGCGAAACTCTTCAGTTTAAAGCTCAAG ATCTCTTAAGGGCAGTCCCAAGATCCAGAGCAGAGATGTATGATGATGTCCACAGCGATAACAGATACTCCCTCAGTGGATCTGTAGCTCACTCGCGAGACGCCGGAAGAGAAGGCCTGAGAAGTGACGTATTTCCAGGGCCTTCCTTCAGATCAAGCAACCCTTCCATCAGTGATGACAGCTACTTTCGCAAAGAATGTGGCCGGGATCTGGAATTTTCTCACTCTGATTCTCGGGACCAGGTCATTGGCCACCGGAAGTTGGGACATTTCCGTTCTCAGGACTGGAAATTTGCGCTCCGTGGTTCTTGGGAGCAAGACTTTGGCCATCCAGTTTCTCAAGAGTCCTCCTCTTGGTCACAGGAGTATAGTTTTGGTCCCTCTGCAGTTTTGGGAGACTTTGGATCTTCCAGGCTGATTGAGAAAGAGTGTTTGGAGAAGGAGAGTCGGGATTATGACGTAGACCATCCTGGGGAGGCTGACTCTGTGCTCAGGGGCAGCAGTCAAGTCCAGGCCAGAGGCCGAGCTTTAAACATCGTTGACCAGGAAGGTTCCCTCCTAGGAAAGGGGGAGTCTCAGGGCCTGCTCACAGCTAAGGGGGGTGTTGGGAAACTTGTCACATTGAGAAATGTGAGCACAAAAAAAATACCCACCATGAATCGTATTACTCCCAAAACTCAGGGCACTAACCAAATCCAGAAAACCACTCCAAGTCCTGATGTGACCCTGGGGACAAACCCAGGGACAGGAGATATCCAGTTCCCCATTCAGAAGATCCCTCTGGGGCTGGATCTGAAGAATCTTCGGCTCCCCAGAAGAAAGATGAGCTTTGACATCGTAGATAAGTCTGATGTTTTTTCAAGATTTGGGATAGAAATAATCAAATGGGCAGGATTCCACACCATAAAAGATGATATTAAATTTTCCCAGCTTTTCCAGACTCTCTTTGAACTTGAAACAGAAACCTGTGCTAAAATGCTTGCCTCATTCAAATGTTCCTTAAAACCAGAGCACagagatttttgcttttttactaTCAAATTTTTAAAGCACTCTGCTTTGAAAACACCCAGAGTTGATAATGAGTTTTTAAACATGCTTTTAGACAAAGGTGCTGTGAAGACCAAAAATTGCTTTTTTGAAATCATAAAGCCCTTTGACAAGTACATAATGAGACTTCAAGACCGGCTTCTGAAGAGTGTCACACCTCTGCTTATGGCCTGCAATGCCTACGAGCTGAGTGTCAAGATGAAGACCCTCAGTAACCCCCTGGACTTGGCTCTTGCCCTAGAAACCACCAATTCTCTCTGCCGGAAGTCTTTGGCCCTTTTGGGACAGACATTCTCCTTGGCCTCTTCTTTCCGGCAAGAGAAAATCTTAGAAGCTGTCGGCCTGCAAGATATAGCTCCATCACCTGCTGCATTTCCAAACTTCGAAGACTCCACTTTGTTTGGGAGAGAGTACATAGACCACCTGAAGGCCTGGCTAGTCAGCAGCGGGTGTCCCCTCCAGGTTAAGAAAGCCGAACCAGAGCCGACGCgagaggaggagaaaatgatTCCTCCTACCAAACCCGAAATTCAGGCCAAGGCTCCAAGTAGTCTGAGTGATG CTGTCCCCCagcgagcagatcacaaggtagCGGACACCATCGACCAACTTGTGAAACGTGTCATCGAAGGCAGCCTGTCTCCCAAAGAGAGAACTCTTCTCAAAGAGGACCCTGCTTACTG